One segment of Variovorax paradoxus DNA contains the following:
- a CDS encoding sigma-70 family RNA polymerase sigma factor — MPAAAEPALHAHVHLLYSEHHGWLQGWLRKKLGNAFDAADLAQDTFVRVLRAPGLDRVEEPRAYLTTVARNLLINHVRRRAIERAYLDALALLPEPAAPSPEARLMVLETLVEIDRRLSGLPAQAKQAFLLAQLEGLGQAEIAAELGISVSTVKRHLAKAAMRCFFPE; from the coding sequence ATGCCTGCCGCTGCCGAGCCCGCCCTGCACGCCCATGTCCACCTGCTCTACAGCGAACATCACGGCTGGCTGCAGGGCTGGCTGCGCAAGAAGCTGGGCAATGCCTTCGACGCGGCCGACCTCGCGCAGGACACCTTCGTGCGCGTGCTGCGCGCGCCCGGCCTCGACCGCGTCGAGGAACCGCGTGCCTACCTCACCACCGTGGCGCGCAACCTGCTCATCAACCATGTGCGGCGGCGCGCCATCGAGCGCGCCTACCTCGACGCGCTCGCCCTGCTGCCCGAGCCTGCGGCGCCGTCGCCCGAAGCGCGCCTCATGGTGCTGGAAACGCTGGTCGAGATCGACCGCCGCCTGAGCGGCCTGCCCGCGCAGGCCAAGCAGGCCTTCCTGCTGGCGCAGCTCGAGGGACTGGGCCAGGCGGAGATCGCGGCGGAGCTCGGCATTTCGGTGTCGACCGTGAAGCGGCACCTGGCCAAGGCCGCCATGCGCTGCTTCTTTCCCGAATGA
- a CDS encoding AraC family transcriptional regulator: MDAWSSQQLSPLYGREVFRSREADETHARVARELKPHRSVWGRGNVDAVFCRAELGALSLCILRYGCDVDIEPDALGNFVLVQMPLRGRADVHTGAQTLQIHPGQGAIISAHRPVRLRWHADCEQLMLKIELSRLQEVARHAFALRGTGNVGEIDFDMPFRLDDAAGAQWCRMVAGLASSFDGFDPRWLSHCEDNLMLYLLCHRPNSVLRQQADARRGSEETSLHQLRRAEEFMRERLDTPLSLEDVAQAAGMTRRGLALLFRRFRDLSPGEVLRNMRLDAAHAQLARHDGASVTDVALNCGFSHLSRFSACYRERFGHLPRDTSRLPAARH, encoded by the coding sequence GTGGACGCATGGTCGAGCCAGCAGCTTTCCCCGTTGTATGGACGCGAAGTCTTCCGTTCGCGCGAGGCGGACGAGACCCATGCGCGCGTCGCCCGTGAGCTGAAGCCGCATCGCAGCGTGTGGGGCCGAGGCAACGTCGACGCCGTCTTCTGCCGCGCCGAGCTGGGCGCACTGTCGTTGTGCATCCTGCGTTATGGCTGCGACGTCGACATCGAGCCCGATGCGCTCGGCAACTTCGTGCTGGTGCAGATGCCGCTGCGCGGCCGTGCCGACGTCCACACCGGCGCGCAGACCCTGCAGATCCATCCGGGGCAGGGCGCCATCATTTCCGCGCACAGGCCCGTGCGGCTGCGCTGGCACGCCGACTGCGAGCAGCTGATGCTCAAGATCGAACTCAGCCGGCTGCAGGAAGTGGCCCGCCATGCCTTCGCGCTGCGAGGCACCGGCAACGTCGGCGAGATCGACTTCGACATGCCCTTTCGCCTCGACGACGCGGCAGGCGCGCAGTGGTGCCGCATGGTGGCCGGGCTTGCGAGTTCGTTCGACGGGTTCGACCCGCGCTGGCTCTCGCACTGCGAGGACAACCTGATGCTCTACCTGCTGTGCCACCGGCCCAACTCGGTGCTGCGGCAGCAGGCCGACGCGCGGCGCGGCTCGGAAGAAACGAGCCTGCACCAGTTGCGGCGCGCCGAGGAATTCATGCGCGAGCGGCTCGACACGCCGCTGTCGCTCGAGGACGTGGCGCAGGCCGCCGGCATGACGCGCCGCGGCCTCGCGCTGCTGTTCAGGCGCTTTCGCGACCTGTCGCCGGGCGAGGTGCTGCGCAACATGCGGCTCGACGCCGCGCATGCGCAGCTCGCGCGGCACGACGGCGCGAGCGTGACGGATGTGGCGCTGAACTGCGGCT